TGATAGGGTACTCCGCACATGGGAATGCGTTCTTCGGCGCCTCCGTCGCGTCCGGTCAGGGTAATCTCCAGTTCTTTGGACATCGTAACCGCATCATCAAAGAACATTTCATAAAAATCACCCAGCCGAAAAAACAAAACCGCATCCGGATTCTCCGCTTTTGTCTGCAAATACTGCTGGATCATGGGAGTGTAATCAGTAGCCATGACGATCCTTTCCTTTATACTTTATATACTTTATATACTTTACAGTTTATACTTTATATACTTTACCGCTTTAATTCTGCCGCTTTTCCTGTCAGACTGCCGCTTAAATGAAAGCTGCTGGCCGCCTCGATTTTCACCGGCAGCAATTGACCGATCTGCTCCGGCTTTGCCGCAAAATGCACTAATTTATTGCCGGCTGTTCTGCCGGTAAACATGTTGGCATCCTGCTTGCTGGGACCTTCCACCAAGACAGTCACAATTTTACCCAACTGCTGCTGATTGATCTCTTTGGAAATATCCGCCTGCAAATTCATCAGACATACAATGCGTTTTTGTTTTTCAGCATACGGGACTTGCTCCGTCATCTCAGCGGCCGGTGTTCCGCTGCGCCGGGAATAAATAAAGGTATACGCGCTGTCAAAGCGCACTTGCCGCACAACATCCAGCGTATCTGCAAAATCCTTGTCCGTCTCGCCGGGAAAACCGACAATGATATCGGTAGAAAAAACAACATCCGGAATGGTCTCTCTGATCTGCCGTACCAAATCCAAATAATGTTCTTTGCCGTAACCGCGGTTCATAGCCTGCAAAATGCGGCTGCTGCCGGACTGCATCGGCAAATGCAGCTGATGGCAGACATGCCGGGCGGCGGCAATGGTTTGCAGGAGTTTCAGGCTGACATCACGGGGATGCGATGTCATAAAACGAATCCGCTCCAGACCTGCAATCTGATCGACCCGCGCCAAGAGATCGGCAAAATCAACCGCCGGCTGTAAACCCTTGCCATAAGAATTGACATTCTGCCCCAGCAGCGTCACTTCTTTGCAGCCAGCGGCGGCCAGCTGCTCAATTTCCGCCAGGATATGCTGCGGCTCGCGGCTGCGCTCTCTGCCTCTGACATATGGTACGATGCAATAACTGCAAAAATTGTTGCAGCCATAGGTAATGCTGACCGAGCAAATCAGATTCTGGCTGCGCAGGCGCGGCAAACCTTCGGCAGGCAGCAAATTGTCTGCTCTGATATCGCAGACCAGCCGGCGCTGCTGCATGGTCTGACAGAGCAATTCGGCAAATTGATCAATCATATGCGTGCCGAAAACCAAATCCACCTGCCGATAACTTTTTTGAATCTTTTCGGCCACTTGCGGCTGCTGAACCATGCAGCCACCGATGGCGATCAGGAGTTCCGGATTGTTCTCTTTCAAAACCTTTAAACGACCCAATTGACCAAACACCCGATTCTCGGCGCTCTCGCGCACACCGCAGGTATTGATTACAATCAGATCCGCTTGCTCCACGAGCTCCGTTTTAGAGAAACCGACTTGATGCATCACCCCCGCAATCAATTCGGCATCATTAAAATTCATCTGACAGCCAAAGGTTAAAAAATAAACCGCCGGCGGCCGTTGCTGCCTGCCGGTAAACTGCAGGCTCCAATCCTGCAGCTGCTGTATTGCTTCTTCGTGTGTCATGCCCGACTCTCCTCTCCAAAAGCAGATACTTTAACATGCTTCTTCCTAATTTTAAACCAGCGAATTGATAGATTCATCTTGCTCTATCCTGCTAAATCGTGTATGATAGAACAAAGAAAAAACAGATTAAGGTGTTATCATGAATTATATCAAGAAAGAGAAAACCTTTGACTACGCCGCTTTCAACCTGGAGCGGCTGATCAAATTGGTCGATATATACGGCCCACCCAAAATGGAAAAACCGGTGGCGGATTATTTGGAACCGTTGTTGTCAAAATACTGCACGGAAATCAGCCGTGATGAAATCGGTAATCTCTATGCCGTCCGCAAAGGAGAAGCGGGTGCCGCTACCGTTTTACTCAGCTGCCATCAGGATACTGTTTTCTTTCCCAGCCAGGAACGCTTTTATCTGGTAGAAAACGGTTACCTGCTGCTGGATCGCAATTTATTGGAAAGAGACCGCTACAGCGGCGCGGTTCGGGCCGTTGTTTTGGGCGGTGACGATCGGGCTGGTATTGAAATCATCCTTTCCATACTGGAAACCTATCAAGGACCGTTGACGTTAAAAATCATTTTGTCGACCCGGGAAGAAATCGGCGGTGAAGGCATCCAGGATGCGCGCAGAGAATTCTTTCGGGATGTCGGTTTTGGTTTGGTGTTGGATCGCAAATCCAGCGGCGATATTATCACGGCAATCGAAAATCAGACACTTAGCACAAAAAAACTTGCACAGCATGTGCTTCGCTCAGGGCAGAAGCTTGATATCAGAGACTTAAGAGAAACTGCTGGTTCTTATTCGGACGCGTATTTCTTATCCAAGCGTTTTAAAGTGGACTGTGTCAACCTCAGTGTCGGTTATTATCAACCGCATACTTCGCTGGAACGAATCGATCTGTATGCCTTTAATAATTGTGTTCGCTGGGTCATAGACATCCTGGAAACCTATCCGGGAAAATAAGGAAACCAGGCTTTACCGCTGCAAAACAACCGGTTGTAACTGCCGGTAAAGCTGCCACACAAAAACCAAGAGGGTGAACATCAAATGACCGATTATTTCGCAGCGATTGAGCCGGATCTGCGTTTACAGCAAGCGAAAGCTTTTTTTCAAAATGCCCAGCGGACTTGCTGTCCCAAAAGTTTCCCCGATTTTATGCCGCGTCACCCCTTGCTGCAGCAGATCAGCGGCGTGCATGCAATTCCTTCCCCCATGATGCCTTTCTGGTG
This DNA window, taken from Negativicutes bacterium, encodes the following:
- the miaB gene encoding tRNA (N6-isopentenyl adenosine(37)-C2)-methylthiotransferase MiaB; this encodes MTHEEAIQQLQDWSLQFTGRQQRPPAVYFLTFGCQMNFNDAELIAGVMHQVGFSKTELVEQADLIVINTCGVRESAENRVFGQLGRLKVLKENNPELLIAIGGCMVQQPQVAEKIQKSYRQVDLVFGTHMIDQFAELLCQTMQQRRLVCDIRADNLLPAEGLPRLRSQNLICSVSITYGCNNFCSYCIVPYVRGRERSREPQHILAEIEQLAAAGCKEVTLLGQNVNSYGKGLQPAVDFADLLARVDQIAGLERIRFMTSHPRDVSLKLLQTIAAARHVCHQLHLPMQSGSSRILQAMNRGYGKEHYLDLVRQIRETIPDVVFSTDIIVGFPGETDKDFADTLDVVRQVRFDSAYTFIYSRRSGTPAAEMTEQVPYAEKQKRIVCLMNLQADISKEINQQQLGKIVTVLVEGPSKQDANMFTGRTAGNKLVHFAAKPEQIGQLLPVKIEAASSFHLSGSLTGKAAELKR